A stretch of the Harpia harpyja isolate bHarHar1 chromosome 5, bHarHar1 primary haplotype, whole genome shotgun sequence genome encodes the following:
- the GPT gene encoding LOW QUALITY PROTEIN: alanine aminotransferase 1 (The sequence of the model RefSeq protein was modified relative to this genomic sequence to represent the inferred CDS: deleted 2 bases in 2 codons), with product MAAAGSGTGSGTGSGSGSGPGGGRGPVLTPTTMNPAVRRVEYAVRGPIVTRALQLESDLRQGVPKPFTEVIKANIGDAQAMGQKPITFLRQVTALCLYPALLAEPSIPEDAKDRARRLLAACGGQSAGAYSASPGIELVRRDVARFLQRRDGVPAKPQDIFLSTGASDAIVSILKLLVSGSGGSRTGVLIPIPQYPLYSAAIAELSAVQLNYYLDEEHCWALDVAELRRALAEGRRRCCPRVLCIINPGNPTGQVQSRQCIEDVIKFAFEEKLFLMADEVYQDNVYAEGSAFHSFKKVLFEMGPPYSEVVELASFHSVSKGFMGECGFRSGYVEVVNMDPEVQQQLAKLVSVRLCPPVPGQIALDAVVDPPQPGDPSYELFITEKQAVLSALAHKARLTQEIFNKAPGIRCNPVQGAMYSFPRIELPPRALAAAEAQGQAPDMFFCMRLLEETGICVVPGSGFGQREGTFHFRMTILPPTEKLQVLLEKLSSFYAKFVKEYS from the exons atggcggcggcgggaTCGGGAACGGGATCGGGaacgggatcgggatcgggatcgggccccggggggggccgggggccggtgCTGACCCCCACCACCATGAACCCGGCGGTGCGGCGGGTGGAATACGCCGTGCGGGGACCCATCGTCACCCGCGCCCTGCAGCTGGAGAGCGACCTGCGGcag ggtgtCCCCAAACCCTTCACCGAGGTCATCAAGGCGAACATCGGTGACGCCCAGGCCATGGGGCAGAAACCCATCACCTTCCTCCGCCAG gtgACCGCCCTGTGCCTGTACCCGGCGCTGCTGGCCGAACCCTCCATCCCCGAGGACGCCAAGGATCGGGCCCGCCGGTTGCTGGCAGCCTGCGGCGGGCAGAGCGCCG GTGCCTACAGCGCCAGCCCCGGCATCGAGCTGGTGCGGCGAGACGTGGCACGTTTCCTCCAGCGCCGCGACGGCGTCCCCGCCAAACCCCAGGACATCTTCCTCTCCACCGGGGCCAGCGATGCCATCGTG aGCATCCTGAAGCTGCTGGTGTCGGGTTCGGGGGGGTCGCGGACGGGGGTGCTGATCCCCATCCCGCAGTACCCCCTCTACTCGGCGGCCATCGCCGAGCTCAGCGCCGTGCAGCTCAACTACTACCTGGACGAGGAGCACTGCTGGGCGCTGGATGTGGCCGAGCTGCGGCGGGCGCTGGCCGAGGGACGCCGGCGCTGCTGTCCCCGCGTCCTCTGCATCATCAACCCCGGGAACCCCACCG gacaGGTACAGAGCCGGCAGTGCATCGAGGACGTCATCAAGTTCGCCTTCGAGGAGAAGCTCTTCCTCATGGCCGATGAG gTGTACCAGGACAACGTCTAcgccgagggctcggctttcCACTCCTTCAAGAAGGTGCTGTTCGAGATGGGGCCACCCTACTCCGAGGTGGTGGAGCTGGCCTCCTTCCACTCCGTCTCCAAGGGCTTCATGGGCGA GTGCGGGTTCCGCAGCGGGTACGTGGAGGTGGTGAACATGGACCCCGAGGTGCAGCAGCAGTTGGCCAAACTGGTGTCGGTGCGGCTGTGCCCACCCGTGCCCGGGCAGATCGCCCTGGATGCCGTCGTTGACCCACCGCAGCCTGGGGATCCTTCATATGAGCTCTTCATCACT GAGAAGCAGGCGGTGCTCAGTGCCCTGGCGCACAAGGCCCGGCTCACCCAGGAGATCTTCAACAAGGCGCCCGGCATCCGCTGCAACCCCGTGCAGGGCGCCATGTACTCCTTCCCCCGCATCGAGCTGCCGCCCCGCGCTCTGGCCGCCGCCGag gcgcagggtcaggcCCCCGACATGTTCTTCTGCATGAGGTTGCTGGAGGAGACGGGCATCTGCGTT GTGCCGGGCAGCGGGTTCGGGCAGCGGGAA GGCACCTTCCACTTTCG GATGACCATCTTGCCACCCACCGAGAAGCTGCAGGTCCTGCTAGAGAAGCTCAGCAGCTTCTACGCCAAGTTCGTCAAGGAGTACTCCTAA